In Halarsenatibacter silvermanii, a single window of DNA contains:
- a CDS encoding cold-shock protein, whose product MIYTGKVKWFDTKKGFGFIEREGEEEDVFVHFSAIQEEGFKNLEDGQEVEFEIVETDRGPQAENVVKV is encoded by the coding sequence ATGATTTATACTGGTAAGGTCAAATGGTTTGACACGAAAAAGGGTTTTGGTTTCATCGAACGAGAGGGAGAAGAGGAAGATGTTTTTGTTCACTTTTCAGCAATTCAGGAAGAAGGCTTCAAAAATCTTGAGGACGGTCAGGAAGTAGAGTTTGAGATCGTTGAAACTGATCGAGGTCCTCAAGCTGAGAACGTCGTTAAGGTTTAA
- a CDS encoding nitroreductase family protein, translating into MSTFDFSAFEELVENNRCCRRFKQEDGFSREELSKLVNLARKTSSGANRQPLKYYLAREEEMNEKIFSTLSWAGALKEWDGPEEGEKPSGYIVMLGDKDIAENFYCDPGIAAQTILLGARTAGRAGCIFAAIDKEELREKLNLDDRFEILYVLALGTPDEEIELEKMEGSDFNYWRDEDDVHHVPKRSLEEIIIN; encoded by the coding sequence TTGTCAACTTTTGATTTTTCTGCTTTCGAAGAACTGGTGGAAAATAACAGGTGCTGCAGAAGGTTTAAACAGGAAGATGGATTTTCCAGAGAGGAATTGAGTAAACTGGTTAATCTGGCGCGCAAGACATCTTCTGGTGCCAACAGACAGCCCCTGAAGTACTATCTTGCCCGTGAGGAAGAGATGAATGAGAAGATCTTCTCTACTTTGAGCTGGGCTGGAGCTTTAAAAGAATGGGATGGGCCTGAAGAAGGAGAAAAGCCTTCAGGTTACATAGTTATGCTGGGAGATAAAGATATTGCCGAAAATTTTTACTGTGACCCGGGTATAGCAGCTCAAACAATTCTGCTGGGAGCCAGAACTGCCGGAAGAGCGGGCTGCATATTTGCCGCTATAGATAAAGAAGAGCTGCGGGAAAAGTTAAATCTTGATGATCGTTTTGAAATTCTTTATGTGCTGGCACTGGGAACCCCGGACGAAGAAATAGAACTGGAAAAGATGGAAGGAAGCGACTTTAATTACTGGCGAGATGAAGACGATGTTCATCATGTTCCCAAACGCAGTCTGGAAGAAATTATAATAAATTAG
- a CDS encoding DNA gyrase/topoisomerase IV subunit A, translating into MSEKITPISIEEKMKDAYLNYSLSVIVSRALPDVRDGLKPVHRRILYGCHELGLSADGTHKKSARIVGEVLGKFHPHGDNALYNTLVRMAQPFAMRYPLIDGHGNFGSIDGDNAAAMRYTEAKLTTLAEEMLADLSYNTVPFSENFDGTIEEPDILPAAFPNLLVNGASGIAVGMSTDIPPHNLEEVIEGSIALLKNENLSAEKLEEIIPGPDFPTGGKIIGSEKIKKAYRTGQGRVVNRGRIHLESEDNKRRIVITEIPYQVNKTRLIEGINKEIDRERLQKVTSVRDESDKQGLRVVLELKYDADPEIVENRLYKYTDLQKKQRINMLALNNDQPEVMSLKEIIQHFNAFRKNVVKKRAEFKLEEKLADLEIKRGLKIAIDNLDYILQLIRNSGSRKEAKSSLIENLEINETQADAILNMRLHRLARMERKKIKNQLANLKNEIRDLKELISSEKRLRDQIISELNEIKDKYGDKRKTEIISDSSQARIDHRDLIKNREVFVSFSLRKKLKKADSRNKIRAAKEDEILNILKLNSLDEILFFTQIGSCYSLPAHKINDHHGLSTGDPLPEYLKIPPEEFIVNVLPLNDQVKNSHIVIITEKGRVKISSGEEYKSSVSKIKAVNLSEQDRVIKAGALTNDDDILLVSEKGRTIKFSSREVSPTSRNTKGMIGIRLAEGDRVKVGLIAGSESDLIALTAEGRMGRVKISGIEKQKRYGKGSYLLSNKNYEIEDGVLCSEDDEIIIKDDRKNHYFLASDDLPRFAEIPINRTHKPIEDYEGAPRELFKKKKI; encoded by the coding sequence ATGAGTGAAAAAATTACTCCTATATCGATCGAAGAGAAGATGAAAGACGCATATCTCAATTATTCTCTCAGTGTAATTGTCAGCAGAGCTTTGCCCGATGTGAGAGACGGATTAAAGCCAGTGCACCGTCGAATCCTTTATGGATGTCACGAACTGGGATTATCAGCTGATGGTACTCATAAAAAGTCAGCAAGAATTGTAGGAGAAGTGCTGGGTAAATTTCATCCCCATGGTGATAATGCTCTTTACAATACGCTGGTGAGAATGGCTCAACCTTTTGCCATGAGATATCCTCTTATCGATGGACACGGAAATTTTGGTTCTATCGACGGTGATAACGCGGCGGCCATGAGATATACCGAAGCCAAATTAACCACTCTGGCCGAAGAAATGCTGGCTGATCTAAGCTATAATACCGTGCCTTTCTCGGAAAATTTTGATGGCACTATCGAAGAACCCGACATCCTCCCGGCAGCTTTTCCAAATCTGCTGGTTAACGGAGCCAGCGGTATAGCTGTGGGTATGAGTACGGATATTCCTCCCCATAACCTTGAGGAGGTAATCGAAGGTAGTATAGCTCTTCTCAAAAATGAAAATTTAAGTGCTGAAAAACTGGAGGAAATTATTCCCGGACCTGATTTCCCGACCGGAGGGAAGATCATCGGCTCGGAAAAGATCAAAAAAGCATACAGAACAGGACAGGGACGGGTGGTAAATAGAGGGAGGATCCATCTGGAGAGTGAAGATAACAAACGCAGGATCGTTATCACAGAAATACCCTATCAGGTCAATAAAACAAGGCTTATAGAGGGAATAAATAAAGAGATAGACAGAGAAAGGCTGCAGAAAGTGACTTCCGTGAGAGATGAATCTGATAAGCAGGGACTTAGGGTCGTGCTGGAGTTGAAATATGACGCTGATCCAGAAATCGTGGAGAATAGGCTTTATAAATATACCGATCTCCAGAAAAAACAGCGTATCAATATGCTTGCTTTAAACAATGATCAACCGGAAGTAATGAGCTTAAAAGAAATTATTCAGCACTTTAATGCATTCCGAAAAAATGTCGTCAAAAAAAGAGCGGAATTTAAACTGGAAGAAAAGCTAGCTGATCTCGAGATAAAAAGAGGGCTCAAAATCGCGATAGACAATCTTGATTATATTTTACAGCTGATCCGTAATTCTGGATCGAGAAAAGAAGCTAAAAGCTCTCTTATCGAAAATCTGGAGATCAACGAAACTCAGGCCGATGCAATATTAAATATGCGGTTACATCGTCTGGCCAGAATGGAAAGAAAGAAGATCAAGAACCAGCTCGCAAATTTGAAGAATGAGATCAGAGATCTAAAAGAATTGATCTCCAGCGAAAAGAGGTTAAGAGACCAGATTATATCTGAGCTAAATGAGATCAAGGATAAATACGGGGACAAAAGAAAAACTGAAATCATCTCAGACAGCAGCCAGGCCAGGATTGACCATCGGGATTTGATAAAAAACAGAGAGGTTTTCGTCAGTTTTTCGCTCAGGAAAAAATTGAAAAAGGCCGACAGCAGAAATAAAATTAGAGCGGCCAAAGAAGATGAGATTTTAAACATATTAAAATTAAATTCTCTCGATGAAATTTTGTTTTTCACGCAAATCGGCAGCTGTTATAGTCTTCCAGCTCACAAGATCAATGATCATCACGGACTGTCGACCGGTGATCCCCTGCCGGAATACTTAAAAATCCCCCCCGAGGAATTCATTGTAAACGTTCTTCCCCTGAACGATCAGGTTAAGAACTCTCATATTGTAATTATAACTGAAAAAGGCAGGGTAAAAATAAGCAGCGGAGAAGAATATAAAAGCTCTGTGAGCAAAATAAAAGCAGTTAATCTTTCCGAACAGGACAGAGTGATAAAAGCAGGTGCTCTTACTAACGATGATGATATATTGCTCGTCTCCGAAAAAGGCAGAACTATTAAATTTTCTTCCCGAGAAGTCTCTCCTACTTCCCGAAATACCAAGGGAATGATTGGTATCAGGCTTGCAGAGGGCGATAGGGTAAAAGTCGGTCTAATCGCTGGATCAGAATCCGATCTGATAGCTTTAACTGCTGAAGGCAGGATGGGAAGAGTAAAAATTTCCGGCATAGAAAAGCAAAAACGTTACGGTAAAGGAAGTTACCTGCTTTCCAATAAAAATTATGAGATTGAAGACGGTGTCCTATGCAGCGAAGATGATGAAATTATCATTAAAGATGACAGAAAAAATCATTACTTTCTGGCCTCCGATGATCTTCCCAGGTTCGCCGAAATTCCCATCAATCGGACTCACAAACCTATCGAAGATTATGAAGGAGCTCCCAGGGAATTATTTAAAAAGAAAAAGATCTAA
- the gyrB gene encoding DNA topoisomerase (ATP-hydrolyzing) subunit B has translation MSSETKKTYSAENIEVLEGLSAVRKRPGMYIGSTGKKGLHHLVWEVVDNSIDEYLSGHGEKVRVTINQDGSVSVEDSGRGIPADDYKDTNKPALEVIMTNLHAGGKFDNESYSFSGGLHGVGVSVVNALSRWLEIETCWEGNLYFQRYERGEAVTRLLEKDTCSNSGTRITFMPDPEIFTDVEFRYETLASRLKESAYLNSGLKLVLRDQREGENKQDSFSFSGGLKQFVSFLNRHHEPIHENIIYHEQELDDCYMELALQYNGSYTTRIYSYANNIKTDEGGYHVTGFKTALTRAVNKFASKNDLLNKSDPSLKGGDIREGLTAVLSVRLAEPQFEGQTKNKLGNSGIRSEIESAAYDFLKEFLDYNPEIGKKVVEKALAAVKARQASKKARKLNKKKDALNKNNLPVKLADCSSRDPQKSELFLVEGDSAGGSAKQGRDREFQAILPLKGKILNVERARMEKILNNDEVLAIIKTLGTNIGDEFDISDLRYKKVIIMTDADVDGAHIETLILTLFYRYMREIIERGHVFLARPPLYQINESGSTEYLYNDRELNDFREKKSSSNFSLQRYKGLGEMNPSQLWETTMDPESRRLMKVEIEDALEADELFTRLMGSDTSLRKEFILNNASRVDELDI, from the coding sequence ATGAGCAGTGAAACCAAAAAAACCTACAGCGCCGAAAACATAGAAGTTCTGGAAGGTTTATCTGCTGTAAGAAAGCGTCCGGGTATGTACATAGGCAGCACTGGAAAAAAAGGGCTGCATCATCTTGTCTGGGAAGTTGTGGACAACAGCATCGATGAATATCTATCCGGGCATGGGGAAAAAGTCAGGGTCACCATAAATCAAGATGGCAGCGTCAGCGTAGAAGACAGCGGTCGGGGAATTCCGGCCGATGATTATAAGGATACAAATAAGCCGGCTCTGGAAGTGATAATGACCAACTTACATGCGGGTGGAAAATTCGACAATGAAAGTTATTCTTTTTCGGGAGGTCTTCACGGAGTTGGCGTTTCTGTAGTAAATGCTTTATCCAGGTGGCTGGAAATCGAAACCTGCTGGGAAGGAAACCTTTATTTCCAGCGTTATGAAAGAGGAGAAGCAGTTACCCGGCTGCTGGAGAAAGACACATGCAGCAATTCTGGAACCCGTATTACATTCATGCCCGATCCGGAAATTTTTACTGATGTTGAATTTCGCTATGAAACTCTGGCCAGCCGTCTCAAAGAGTCAGCATATTTGAACAGCGGTCTAAAACTAGTGCTCCGGGATCAGCGGGAAGGTGAGAATAAACAGGATTCTTTTTCCTTTTCCGGGGGATTGAAGCAGTTTGTCAGTTTTTTGAACAGACACCACGAACCCATTCACGAGAATATAATTTATCATGAACAGGAACTGGATGATTGTTATATGGAGCTGGCCCTTCAGTACAATGGTTCTTATACGACCAGAATTTATAGTTATGCCAACAATATCAAGACAGATGAAGGAGGTTACCATGTAACAGGATTTAAAACCGCCCTTACCAGAGCGGTTAACAAATTCGCCTCCAAAAATGACCTCTTAAATAAGAGCGATCCCTCGTTAAAAGGAGGGGATATAAGGGAGGGGCTGACGGCGGTTTTGAGTGTCAGGCTTGCCGAACCTCAGTTTGAAGGCCAGACAAAGAATAAACTCGGCAACAGCGGCATCAGAAGTGAGATAGAGTCGGCTGCCTATGATTTTCTGAAGGAATTTTTGGATTACAATCCGGAGATAGGCAAAAAAGTTGTCGAAAAGGCTTTGGCGGCTGTAAAGGCCAGGCAGGCATCCAAAAAAGCCAGAAAGCTGAATAAAAAGAAAGATGCTCTGAATAAAAATAATCTTCCGGTCAAGCTGGCAGATTGTTCGAGCAGAGATCCTCAAAAGAGCGAACTTTTCCTTGTTGAAGGAGATTCTGCCGGGGGATCTGCCAAACAGGGACGCGATAGAGAGTTTCAGGCTATTTTGCCGCTGAAGGGTAAGATTTTAAATGTCGAAAGAGCCCGAATGGAAAAAATTCTCAACAACGATGAAGTGCTGGCGATCATAAAGACTCTGGGGACAAATATCGGAGATGAATTTGATATATCTGATTTGAGGTATAAAAAAGTTATTATAATGACCGATGCAGATGTTGACGGTGCGCATATAGAAACTTTAATCCTGACTCTATTTTACAGATATATGCGGGAAATAATAGAAAGAGGCCATGTATTTCTGGCCCGGCCGCCTCTTTACCAGATCAATGAATCCGGGAGCACAGAATATCTTTACAACGATCGGGAATTGAATGATTTCAGGGAGAAAAAAAGCAGCAGCAATTTTTCTTTACAGAGATATAAGGGGCTTGGTGAGATGAATCCATCACAGCTCTGGGAAACCACGATGGACCCGGAAAGCCGTCGGCTTATGAAAGTTGAAATTGAAGATGCTCTGGAAGCTGACGAATTATTCACACGACTTATGGGCAGTGATACCTCTTTGAGAAAAGAGTTTATTTTGAACAATGCCAGCAGAGTTGATGAGCTGGACATATAG
- the rd gene encoding rubredoxin, giving the protein MEKYQCTVCMYIYDPEEGDPDGTGGVEIEPGTSFEDIPEQWVCPECGVGKDLFEKY; this is encoded by the coding sequence TTGGAAAAATATCAATGTACTGTATGCATGTATATCTATGATCCGGAAGAAGGTGACCCCGACGGAACAGGGGGAGTCGAGATCGAACCAGGAACATCTTTTGAAGATATACCAGAACAATGGGTCTGCCCTGAGTGCGGTGTAGGAAAAGATCTGTTCGAAAAGTATTAA
- the miaB gene encoding tRNA (N6-isopentenyl adenosine(37)-C2)-methylthiotransferase MiaB yields the protein MKARNYHVITYGCQMNEHDSEKIRGMLESMGYNEVKKAEEADIIVINTCLIRENAELTVYGKVGALKKFKEENPDLVLAVGGCMMQKDTTAKKLYNKHPEVDIIFGTHNLPRLPSLIENVKEGNDKIIEISDAPLEANKDSETPVKRESDIKAWITVIRGCENYCSYCVVPHVRGPERSRPEAQILEEIKGVVYNGVKEVTLLGQNVNAYGKDLEKDKNFADLLKKAADIKGLQRIRYMTSHPRDFDEQMIEVTAGTDKISSHYHLPVQSGSDSVLKMMNRGYTRANYLNLVEKIRSHDPAAAITTDIIVGFPGEKESDFQKTIDLVEECRFDMAFTFAYSERPDTRAQKMEDDVDPEVRQERLQELMEVQNRISQEKNQELVDETVEILVEGESRKNPETFAGRTETNKLVIIPKDEGLRGKLIPVKINEAGSWTLYGEPLI from the coding sequence ATGAAGGCACGAAATTATCATGTAATAACTTACGGCTGTCAGATGAACGAACATGATTCTGAAAAAATCAGAGGTATGCTGGAAAGTATGGGTTACAATGAGGTAAAAAAAGCTGAAGAGGCTGATATTATAGTAATAAACACCTGTCTAATACGGGAAAATGCCGAATTGACAGTTTATGGAAAGGTTGGAGCGCTGAAAAAATTTAAAGAAGAAAATCCTGATCTGGTTCTGGCTGTTGGCGGCTGCATGATGCAGAAGGACACCACGGCCAAAAAGTTGTACAACAAACACCCCGAAGTTGATATAATTTTTGGCACTCATAATCTGCCCCGACTGCCCTCCCTAATAGAGAATGTGAAAGAAGGAAATGATAAGATAATAGAAATTTCTGATGCCCCCCTGGAAGCTAATAAGGACTCGGAAACTCCCGTCAAGCGGGAAAGCGATATTAAGGCCTGGATAACGGTAATAAGGGGCTGTGAAAATTACTGCAGTTACTGCGTTGTCCCGCATGTTAGAGGGCCGGAAAGAAGTCGGCCGGAAGCCCAGATATTAGAAGAGATAAAAGGAGTCGTTTATAATGGCGTAAAAGAGGTTACTCTGCTGGGGCAGAATGTGAATGCTTACGGCAAAGATCTCGAGAAAGATAAGAATTTTGCTGATCTGTTGAAAAAAGCTGCTGATATTAAAGGTCTGCAGCGGATAAGATATATGACTTCTCACCCCCGCGACTTTGATGAGCAAATGATAGAAGTAACGGCCGGCACCGATAAAATAAGCTCACATTACCACCTTCCTGTACAGTCCGGCAGCGATTCTGTGCTCAAAATGATGAATCGAGGGTATACCCGTGCGAATTATTTAAATCTGGTGGAAAAGATCAGGAGTCATGATCCAGCAGCAGCTATTACTACCGACATTATTGTCGGGTTTCCAGGAGAGAAAGAGAGCGATTTTCAAAAGACTATAGATCTGGTTGAAGAATGCAGATTTGATATGGCCTTTACGTTTGCTTACTCTGAAAGACCTGATACCCGAGCCCAGAAGATGGAAGATGATGTTGATCCTGAGGTCCGCCAGGAAAGGCTGCAGGAACTTATGGAAGTCCAGAATCGGATCAGCCAGGAAAAAAATCAAGAGCTGGTCGATGAAACTGTAGAAATACTGGTCGAGGGTGAGAGCAGAAAAAATCCCGAAACTTTTGCCGGGAGAACAGAAACCAACAAACTCGTGATCATTCCTAAAGATGAAGGCTTGAGAGGAAAATTGATACCGGTTAAAATAAATGAAGCCGGCAGCTGGACACTTTATGGCGAACCTCTCATTTAA